A region of the Acidimicrobiales bacterium genome:
CGGCCGCCGGCACGTCGAGCGACTGCTCGTCGCTCAGGACCACCCGGGCGTCACCGTTGGCCCGCTCGAAGGTGGCCTCCAGCAGGTTCATCGAGGGCGAGCCGATGAACGCGGCGACGAACAGGTTGGCCGGCTCGGCGTAGAGCCTCTCGGGCTCGCTCACCTGCTGGAGCAGGCCCTCACGCAGCACGGCCACCCGGTCGCCCATGGTCATCGCCTCGACCTGGTCGTGGGTGACGTACACGGTGGTGGTGCCCAGGTCGCGCTGGAGCTTGGCGATCTCGGCGCGCATCTGCACCCGCAGCTTGGCGTCGAGGTTCGACAGCGGCTCGTCCATCAGGAACACCGACGGGTCGCGCACGATGGCCCGCCCCATCGCCACCCGCTGGCGCTGGCCGCCGGAGAGCTGCGCCGGCTTCCGCTTCAGCCAGTCCTCCAGCTGCAGGGTCTTGGCGGCGTCGTGCACCCGCTTGGTGATCTCGTCCTTGGGCAGCCGGGCCAACTTGAGGGCGAAGCCGATGTTCTGCTCGACGGTCATGTGCGGGTAGAGCGCGTAGTTCTGGAACACCATCGCGATGTCGCGCTCCTTGGGCGGCAGGTCGTTGACCACCCGCTCGCCGATCTTCAGCGTGCCGTCGGTGATCTCCTCCAGGCCGGCCACCATGCGCAGCGCGGTCGACTTGCCGCACCCCGACGGGCCCACGAGCACGAGGAACTCGCCGTCGGCGATGTCGAGGTCGAGGTCCGACACGGCGGTGACCCCGTTCGGGTACACCTTCGTCATCTTGTCCATGGTCACCGCGGACATGTTCTTTGCCCCCTCATCCCTTTACCGATCCTGCCAGAAGGCCTCGCACGAAGTACCGCTGCAAGGCGAAGAACACGGCCAAGGGTACGGCGATCGACACGAACGCTGCCGCCGTGAGCAGGTGCCAGTCCTGGCCACGGCTGCCCGACAACGTAGCCAGGCGGACGGTCATCGGCGCATCGGTCGACCCGATGCTCAGGAACGTGCGGGCCACGAGGTAGTCGTTCCAGACCCAGAGGAACTGGAAGATGGCGAACGCCGCCAGTGCCGGCACCGACAGCGGTATGACCAGGCGCCAGAAGATCGTCGGGTGGTCGGCACCGTCGATGCGGGCGGCCTCGAACACGTCGCGCGGCAGCGACGCCATGTAGTTGTGCAGCAGGAAGATCGCCAGCGGCAGGCCGAAGCCGATGTGGGTGAGCCACACCGCGGTGATCGTGCCCTGCAGGTCGAGGTCGGGCAGGAGCGTGAACGTCTCGCCGAAGACCGTGAGGTGG
Encoded here:
- the ugpC gene encoding sn-glycerol-3-phosphate ABC transporter ATP-binding protein UgpC: MSAVTMDKMTKVYPNGVTAVSDLDLDIADGEFLVLVGPSGCGKSTALRMVAGLEEITDGTLKIGERVVNDLPPKERDIAMVFQNYALYPHMTVEQNIGFALKLARLPKDEITKRVHDAAKTLQLEDWLKRKPAQLSGGQRQRVAMGRAIVRDPSVFLMDEPLSNLDAKLRVQMRAEIAKLQRDLGTTTVYVTHDQVEAMTMGDRVAVLREGLLQQVSEPERLYAEPANLFVAAFIGSPSMNLLEATFERANGDARVVLSDEQSLDVPAAVVADNPELEGFVDKPVVVGIRPEHIFDASIHDDRVDASGPRLQADVELREALGSELVMHLRTTAQRAVTDDTRNAADADDAVLDELERQAESGEALLVARFDARSRARIGDRVELAVDTSQLHFFDPETGNRMSA